A window of Formosa sp. Hel1_31_208 contains these coding sequences:
- the cysC gene encoding adenylyl-sulfate kinase produces MSKHIIPHNYHVSKSDRITANNHNSFLIWFTGLSGSGKSTIANLVERALFEKGIKTYSLDGDNIRKGINKDLSFAPEDRTENIRRIAEVSNLMIDAGIVVLAAFVSPYKKDRENIRTIVKDVNFVEIYINTSIEECERRDVKGLYKKARAGEIKNMTGISAPYEAPERSDIEIKTENETIDDSVKRIVDYITPKLKLNNE; encoded by the coding sequence ATGTCCAAACATATTATACCCCATAACTATCACGTTTCTAAGTCAGATAGAATAACTGCTAATAATCATAATTCATTTTTAATTTGGTTTACAGGACTTTCTGGATCAGGGAAATCTACAATTGCTAATCTTGTAGAACGCGCATTATTTGAAAAAGGCATAAAAACCTATTCTTTAGATGGGGATAACATAAGAAAGGGAATTAATAAAGACCTTTCATTTGCTCCTGAGGATAGAACTGAAAACATAAGGCGCATCGCTGAGGTTTCAAATTTGATGATTGATGCTGGTATAGTTGTATTGGCCGCATTTGTATCACCTTATAAAAAAGATAGAGAGAACATTAGAACTATCGTTAAAGATGTTAACTTTGTTGAAATTTATATTAATACGAGCATTGAAGAATGCGAACGTCGAGATGTAAAAGGCTTATATAAGAAGGCAAGAGCTGGTGAAATCAAAAATATGACTGGTATTTCTGCTCCTTATGAAGCCCCTGAACGTTCAGATATTGAGATAAAAACAGAAAACGAAACAATTGACGATTCCGTAAAAAGAATTGTAGATTATATAACACCAAAATTAAAACTCAACAATGAGTAA
- a CDS encoding metallophosphoesterase, which yields MKLRILVIAFVCLFGCSKTEGVKHSFFVAGHTYGDPNNKGKDKGLYQPFKDKFGFINEQKKIKFGVLLGDVVWKPNAWPEAQEDISKLKMPIYIARGNHDGPLKAFESKFGKSYQSFIQNDALFIILDPNIDQWNISNEQLIFLKNKLRIEGKKVKNIFIFTHQVLWWSKEKFAKPKPNSIQNRASKTNFWTKIEPLLSSTNKPVFLFAGDVGAFSKEHRKKDHITEYSYFTEGNITYITSGMGGGIRDNFVIVDIHNNGEVTFRLIHLNGEDKFGLGNLEDYNNPNK from the coding sequence ATGAAGTTAAGAATACTAGTAATAGCATTTGTTTGCTTGTTTGGTTGCTCTAAAACGGAAGGCGTTAAACATTCTTTTTTTGTTGCAGGACATACTTATGGAGATCCAAATAATAAAGGTAAGGACAAAGGGTTGTATCAGCCGTTCAAAGATAAATTTGGATTTATAAATGAGCAAAAGAAAATTAAGTTTGGCGTACTGCTTGGAGATGTCGTTTGGAAACCTAATGCTTGGCCGGAAGCTCAAGAAGACATATCGAAATTAAAAATGCCTATTTATATTGCTAGAGGGAATCATGATGGACCTTTAAAAGCGTTTGAATCAAAATTTGGAAAATCATACCAGAGTTTTATACAAAATGACGCACTTTTTATTATTCTAGATCCGAATATTGATCAATGGAACATATCCAATGAACAATTAATTTTCTTAAAAAATAAGCTTCGAATAGAAGGTAAGAAAGTTAAAAATATATTTATTTTTACCCATCAAGTTCTGTGGTGGTCTAAAGAAAAATTTGCTAAGCCAAAACCAAACTCTATTCAAAATAGAGCGTCTAAAACAAATTTTTGGACGAAAATTGAACCACTATTAAGCAGCACAAATAAGCCTGTGTTTCTCTTTGCAGGAGATGTTGGTGCGTTTTCAAAAGAACATAGAAAAAAAGATCATATCACTGAGTATTCGTATTTTACAGAAGGAAACATAACATATATAACTTCTGGAATGGGAGGTGGAATAAGAGATAATTTTGTTATTGTTGATATACACAATAACGGTGAAGTTACTTTTAGACTAATACATTTAAACGGAGAAGATAAGTTTGGTTTAGGAAATCTTGAAGATTATAATAACCCAAATAAATAA
- a CDS encoding right-handed parallel beta-helix repeat-containing protein — MMLKSLIKNHLLKVVILVPLLLLVVAFLLKSDFQSEAKEANKYYKTLPSKYVDVITDTSKNDPIFFCSIRKDKGLRELVIMKTFPTKFQEKVDFSIQLFPKDKKLAPKDKGFITQLLVNDATLYNYNGKTYGVFRTALPLINVDKIVIKEKGVNKKQKTWEKTIKQPFEIPTDIDLKTWIVNGNQSKQPTNPYSDVFTKVLESNDISTLPNTFSIVNDSLYKDKVDLNEYAKSKNLTIGIIKDPNGFWNHINSKDKELISDIQLIGDDQNEAKLLLSRFIDGEENLDGLFALDKLSKFLALEQLFSQRCSQDFHVKYNKDTNLLEPFYVEFKCLGSMSKYVSKPKIKDFGFLATYIEALREISELDLSEYIKTIRPEMDDYLIVHNSFYPQSIFDIDILEINQRIIRKSLNQNSLIKSELLSFKKDELVVTIENLSNYPIFIKELSHNTKKNITAIDGPKQLLGGSKDTLKIRLPRSFENLFVSKKKKIAEFILYKHINELFLGYSIIGMNDIAYTNIIPYQEKEVVAEDLFRKEVMLENDKNIKVDKQKNIISFSKKKVTIDYPLIIPSGYIFKPQPGTQIDVVRGGKMISYSPLMFLGNKKEDIKVFSSDKKGQGLIVFSDGTESQLTYVKFLDLTNPKHGNWNVTGAVTFYESPVEMNNVIIENNRCEDALNIVRTTFRMRYCRISNTQSDAFDGDFVKGNIVDCNFDNLGNDAIDVSGSDLKIIRVNIEKAGDKGLSAGEDSKMMVENVQISNSEIAIAGKDLSTVTIKNLKVTDTKLGFTAFQKKPEFGPSNITANEIVMNGVETKYLIESSSSLIVDGKKIETAQNVKDRMYGVEFGRSSAETRNSQ, encoded by the coding sequence ATGATGCTTAAGAGTTTAATAAAAAACCATTTATTAAAAGTTGTAATTTTAGTTCCATTATTACTATTAGTTGTGGCTTTTTTATTGAAATCGGATTTCCAATCTGAAGCAAAAGAGGCGAATAAATATTATAAAACACTGCCTTCAAAATACGTGGATGTAATCACAGACACTTCGAAAAATGATCCTATTTTCTTTTGTTCGATTAGAAAGGATAAAGGTTTGAGAGAATTAGTTATAATGAAGACATTTCCAACTAAATTCCAAGAAAAGGTTGATTTCTCAATACAATTATTTCCTAAAGACAAAAAATTAGCACCAAAAGATAAAGGGTTTATCACTCAACTGCTCGTTAATGATGCCACATTGTACAATTATAATGGAAAAACTTATGGTGTTTTTAGAACAGCATTACCGTTAATCAATGTTGATAAAATAGTCATAAAAGAAAAAGGAGTAAACAAGAAACAGAAAACTTGGGAAAAGACCATAAAACAACCGTTTGAGATACCTACTGACATAGATTTAAAGACATGGATAGTAAATGGAAATCAAAGCAAGCAACCTACTAACCCTTACAGTGACGTCTTTACTAAAGTTCTTGAATCTAATGATATTTCCACATTACCAAATACCTTTTCAATAGTAAATGATTCCCTCTATAAAGATAAGGTTGATTTAAATGAGTATGCCAAAAGCAAAAATCTAACAATTGGGATTATAAAGGATCCGAATGGTTTTTGGAATCATATAAATTCAAAAGACAAAGAATTAATTAGTGATATTCAACTTATTGGAGACGATCAAAATGAAGCAAAACTATTATTATCGCGCTTTATTGATGGAGAAGAAAATCTAGATGGCCTATTTGCACTGGATAAATTATCTAAATTTTTAGCACTAGAACAACTTTTTTCTCAAAGATGCAGTCAAGATTTCCACGTAAAATATAACAAAGACACTAATTTATTAGAGCCTTTTTATGTGGAGTTTAAATGTTTGGGTTCAATGTCAAAATATGTAAGTAAGCCTAAAATAAAAGATTTTGGTTTTCTAGCGACCTATATTGAAGCCCTCAGAGAGATAAGTGAGTTAGATCTTTCAGAATACATTAAAACGATACGTCCAGAAATGGATGATTATTTAATAGTACATAATAGCTTTTACCCTCAAAGTATTTTTGATATTGATATATTAGAGATTAATCAAAGAATAATTAGAAAAAGCTTAAATCAAAATTCTTTAATTAAATCTGAACTCCTCAGTTTTAAAAAAGATGAATTGGTTGTTACCATCGAGAATTTAAGCAACTATCCTATCTTTATTAAAGAATTGAGTCATAATACAAAGAAAAACATAACAGCTATAGATGGTCCCAAGCAACTACTTGGTGGCTCTAAAGACACACTTAAAATACGACTGCCAAGAAGTTTTGAAAATTTATTTGTGAGTAAGAAAAAAAAGATAGCCGAATTTATACTTTATAAACATATTAATGAACTTTTTCTAGGGTATTCTATTATTGGAATGAATGACATAGCATATACTAATATAATTCCTTATCAAGAGAAAGAAGTGGTTGCGGAAGATTTGTTTAGAAAAGAAGTAATGTTAGAGAATGATAAAAATATTAAGGTCGATAAACAAAAAAATATTATTTCATTTTCAAAAAAGAAAGTAACTATTGATTACCCCTTAATCATACCTTCTGGGTATATATTTAAGCCTCAACCAGGCACTCAAATAGATGTTGTTAGAGGAGGTAAAATGATATCGTATTCACCGCTAATGTTTTTAGGAAACAAAAAAGAAGATATCAAAGTTTTTTCATCTGATAAAAAAGGACAGGGACTGATCGTGTTTAGCGATGGGACAGAGTCTCAATTAACATATGTTAAGTTTTTAGATTTAACCAACCCGAAACACGGAAATTGGAACGTCACAGGAGCCGTGACTTTTTACGAATCTCCAGTGGAAATGAATAATGTTATCATTGAAAATAATAGGTGTGAAGATGCGCTTAATATTGTAAGAACAACCTTTAGAATGCGATATTGTAGAATTTCAAACACCCAATCAGATGCATTTGATGGCGATTTTGTAAAAGGAAATATAGTTGATTGTAATTTTGATAATTTAGGAAACGATGCTATTGATGTATCTGGCTCAGATTTAAAAATTATTCGTGTTAATATAGAAAAGGCAGGGGACAAGGGTTTGAGTGCGGGTGAGGATAGTAAAATGATGGTGGAAAATGTACAGATATCAAACAGTGAAATCGCAATAGCTGGTAAAGACCTTTCTACTGTTACGATTAAGAATTTAAAAGTTACTGATACTAAACTAGGATTTACAGCTTTTCAAAAGAAGCCAGAATTTGGTCCCTCCAATATTACGGCTAATGAAATTGTGATGAATGGCGTAGAAACAAAATATCTTATCGAAAGCTCATCATCTCTTATAGTTGATGGTAAGAAAATAGAAACAGCGCAAAACGTTAAAGACAGAATGTACGGTGTTGAGTTTGGTAGAAGCAGCGCAGAAACGAGAAACAGTCAATAA
- a CDS encoding sulfate adenylyltransferase subunit 1, with translation MLDNNQLLRFTTAGSVDDGKSTLIGRLLYDSKSIFEDQLLAIENTSKKKGHDGVDLALFTDGLRDEREQGITIDVAYRYFTTPKRKFIIADTPGHIQYTRNMVTGASTANAAIILVDARHGVIEQTKRHSFIASLLQIPHVIVCINKMDLVEYSEVAYNKVIDQFEEFASKLLVHDIRFIPISALNGDNVVNRSENMNWYQGAPLLHTLETMHISSDINKVDARFPVQTVLRPQNDSHRDYRGYAGRVASGIFRVGDDVTVMPSGFTSKIKTIDTLDASLEEAYAPMSVSLTLEDDIDVSRGDMIVRSNNKPEPVQDIEVMLCWLHNNSAKPRAKYSIRHTSNEQKAMIKEVVYKINIETLDRNTIDKDLCMNDISKVKIRTTKPLMVDSYRENRTTGSIILVDDATNETVAAGMIV, from the coding sequence ATGTTAGATAATAATCAATTATTACGATTTACAACTGCTGGTAGTGTAGACGACGGAAAAAGCACCTTAATTGGTCGCTTATTGTATGATTCTAAATCTATTTTTGAGGATCAACTATTGGCAATAGAAAACACGAGTAAAAAGAAAGGCCATGATGGTGTGGATTTAGCTCTTTTTACTGATGGTTTAAGAGACGAAAGAGAACAAGGCATCACAATTGATGTTGCTTACAGGTATTTTACAACACCTAAGCGTAAATTCATTATTGCAGATACTCCAGGGCATATTCAATATACAAGAAATATGGTCACAGGAGCTTCAACAGCAAATGCTGCTATCATATTAGTAGATGCTAGACATGGTGTTATTGAACAAACAAAAAGACATTCTTTTATAGCGTCATTATTACAAATTCCTCATGTTATTGTCTGTATCAATAAAATGGATTTAGTAGAATATTCAGAAGTAGCCTATAATAAAGTTATTGATCAATTTGAGGAGTTTGCCTCAAAATTATTAGTTCATGACATACGTTTTATTCCTATTAGTGCCCTTAATGGAGACAACGTAGTGAACCGTTCAGAAAACATGAATTGGTACCAAGGTGCTCCGCTATTGCACACTTTAGAAACCATGCATATAAGTAGTGATATCAACAAGGTTGATGCTAGATTCCCAGTGCAAACGGTTTTGAGACCACAAAATGACAGTCATAGAGACTATAGAGGTTATGCAGGAAGAGTTGCAAGTGGTATTTTTAGAGTTGGTGATGATGTTACTGTAATGCCATCTGGATTCACGTCAAAAATAAAAACCATAGACACTTTAGATGCATCTTTAGAAGAAGCATATGCTCCAATGTCGGTTTCCTTAACCCTGGAAGATGACATTGATGTTAGTAGAGGAGATATGATTGTAAGGTCTAATAATAAGCCAGAACCAGTACAAGATATAGAAGTGATGTTATGCTGGCTTCATAATAACTCAGCAAAACCTAGAGCAAAGTATAGTATACGTCACACGAGTAATGAACAAAAGGCCATGATAAAAGAAGTGGTTTATAAAATAAATATTGAGACTTTAGATCGTAATACTATCGATAAAGATTTGTGTATGAATGATATTTCTAAAGTCAAAATAAGAACTACAAAACCACTAATGGTTGACTCTTACAGAGAGAACAGAACAACAGGAAGTATTATTCTTGTAGATGATGCAACCAATGAAACCGTTGCCGCTGGGATGATTGTATAA
- the cysD gene encoding sulfate adenylyltransferase subunit CysD yields the protein MSKYYLNYLDELESEAIFILREVWAQFDNPVILFSGGKDSILVTHLAKKAFYPATIPFPLMHVDTGHNFPETIKFRDDIIKELGVELIVGSVQESIDDGRVSEEKGKNATRNALQITTLLDAIESNKIDCAIGGGRRDEEKARAKERFFSHRDDFGQWDPKNQRPELWNIFNGKHFEGEHFRAFPISNWTEMDVWNYIKRENIAIPSLYFAHERDVVWRQDSWIPNSEFLVLEEHEEIVTKMIRFRTLGDITITGGIESDADTLEKIADEVSGMRQTERGNRSDDKRSESAMEDRKRQGYF from the coding sequence ATGAGTAAGTATTATTTAAATTATTTAGACGAATTAGAGAGTGAAGCCATTTTTATCTTGCGTGAAGTCTGGGCACAATTTGATAATCCTGTCATTTTGTTTTCAGGAGGTAAAGACTCAATACTCGTTACACATTTAGCTAAAAAAGCATTTTACCCAGCAACAATACCGTTTCCGTTAATGCATGTGGACACAGGTCATAACTTTCCAGAGACCATCAAGTTTAGAGATGATATCATCAAAGAATTGGGCGTAGAACTCATTGTAGGCTCTGTTCAAGAGTCTATTGATGACGGGCGTGTCTCCGAAGAGAAAGGAAAAAATGCAACAAGAAACGCACTACAAATTACGACCTTGTTAGATGCCATTGAATCAAATAAAATTGATTGTGCCATTGGAGGAGGAAGACGAGACGAGGAAAAAGCAAGAGCTAAGGAACGCTTCTTTTCGCATCGCGATGATTTTGGACAATGGGATCCAAAAAACCAACGGCCTGAACTTTGGAATATTTTCAATGGTAAACATTTTGAAGGCGAACACTTTAGAGCTTTTCCTATAAGTAACTGGACCGAAATGGATGTTTGGAATTATATTAAAAGAGAGAATATCGCTATTCCATCATTATACTTTGCTCATGAACGAGACGTCGTGTGGAGACAGGATAGCTGGATACCAAATTCTGAGTTTTTGGTGCTTGAAGAGCATGAAGAAATAGTAACTAAAATGATTCGCTTCCGAACACTAGGCGATATCACTATAACAGGAGGTATTGAATCTGATGCAGATACTTTAGAAAAAATTGCTGACGAGGTATCTGGAATGAGGCAAACCGAAAGAGGAAACAGAAGTGATGACAAACGTTCTGAGTCAGCAATGGAAGACAGAAAACGTCAAGGATATTTTTAA
- a CDS encoding DUF2061 domain-containing protein, translated as MTTYKTESHLRSLIKGISWRVVATSDTILVVLLVTCLSGHCSLENAIKIGSIEFVFKFFVYYVHERVWQLILVNKAVTQKQTLQKTTSWRLIATTMTFLISGSVLNAFDEIALYIALTELFTKFALYYLHERLWLKLPLGRIRQFFFGKKR; from the coding sequence ATGACTACTTATAAAACTGAGTCACATCTTAGAAGCCTTATTAAAGGTATATCATGGCGTGTTGTCGCAACTTCAGACACGATACTTGTGGTACTACTCGTTACTTGTTTGAGTGGTCATTGTAGTTTAGAGAATGCGATTAAAATTGGATCTATTGAGTTTGTTTTTAAATTTTTTGTTTACTATGTTCATGAAAGAGTGTGGCAGCTTATTTTAGTTAATAAGGCTGTTACGCAAAAACAAACGCTTCAAAAGACAACATCCTGGCGACTCATTGCAACGACTATGACATTCCTAATTTCGGGTTCAGTATTAAATGCTTTTGACGAAATAGCATTATATATTGCACTTACAGAATTATTTACGAAATTCGCATTATATTACTTACACGAGAGACTTTGGTTAAAACTTCCACTAGGTAGAATTAGGCAATTTTTTTTCGGTAAAAAAAGATAA
- a CDS encoding VTC domain-containing protein, whose amino-acid sequence MKQSSITDRESLAEQEGLYLIDKKHNYRFERKFTVPKDFKLDHIERFVKNNSFLFREVFHERQVNNIYFDTAAYNDYFDNVLGVSDRKKIRIRWYGNTFGEIKKPVLEVKIKKGLVGDKWSYKLNPFVLDNQFTNRTIQAVFKQSNLPLPILESTKMVSPTLLNSYSRKYYLSADNRFRITIDFNLLYHKIDKQFNNFNFVPKDDDNKIIELKYALKDDNDANKVSAQFPFRLNKNSKYVNGVNTIKQFPQ is encoded by the coding sequence ATGAAACAATCTTCCATTACTGACAGAGAAAGTCTTGCAGAGCAAGAAGGGTTATATTTGATTGATAAAAAGCATAATTATCGATTTGAAAGAAAGTTTACTGTTCCCAAAGACTTCAAATTAGATCATATTGAACGGTTCGTCAAAAATAATTCATTTTTGTTTCGAGAGGTTTTTCATGAACGACAGGTAAATAATATTTATTTTGATACTGCTGCATATAACGATTATTTTGATAATGTATTAGGTGTTTCAGATAGAAAGAAAATAAGAATTCGATGGTATGGAAATACCTTTGGAGAAATTAAAAAACCAGTTCTTGAAGTTAAAATTAAGAAAGGTTTAGTTGGCGACAAATGGTCTTATAAATTAAATCCATTTGTTTTAGACAATCAATTTACCAATAGAACAATTCAAGCTGTATTTAAGCAATCTAATTTGCCATTACCAATATTAGAATCAACAAAAATGGTGTCTCCAACACTATTAAACTCTTACTCTAGAAAGTATTATCTATCTGCTGATAATAGATTTAGAATTACAATTGATTTTAATTTACTATATCATAAAATAGATAAACAGTTTAATAATTTTAATTTTGTACCTAAAGACGACGACAATAAAATAATAGAATTAAAGTATGCTTTAAAAGACGACAACGACGCAAATAAAGTGTCTGCACAGTTTCCTTTTAGACTAAATAAGAACTCAAAATATGTAAATGGTGTGAATACCATAAAACAGTTTCCTCAGTAA
- the cysQ gene encoding 3'(2'),5'-bisphosphate nucleotidase CysQ: MTGIELNKNLVIAIEASLKAGEVIMQVYDTAFDVEHKDDKSPLTEADKRANDVINSFLRETPTPIISEENKQIDYSIRKDWDTCWIVDPVDGTKEFIKRNGEFTVNIALVQNGVPQLGVIYVPATTTLYFSDTLKKQAFKSVLSAHNTSIEDVLKLASPLQTKTTSNVVEVVGSRSHMSQETLNFVDHLKSSGKEVTIVSKGSSLKFCLVAEGNADIYPRFAPTMEWDTAAGQAICSAVGVEVISEDTKQPLLYNKENLLNPWFVVAKH, from the coding sequence ATGACTGGTATAGAACTAAATAAAAACTTAGTAATTGCAATTGAAGCCTCCTTAAAAGCAGGAGAAGTCATTATGCAAGTGTATGATACTGCTTTTGATGTGGAACATAAAGATGATAAATCACCTTTAACAGAAGCCGACAAAAGAGCGAATGATGTTATTAATTCATTTCTGCGAGAAACGCCTACACCTATTATTAGTGAAGAGAATAAGCAAATTGATTATTCAATTCGCAAAGATTGGGACACCTGTTGGATAGTAGACCCTGTTGATGGAACAAAAGAATTTATCAAGCGAAATGGTGAGTTCACGGTTAATATTGCTTTAGTACAAAACGGTGTGCCACAATTAGGGGTTATCTATGTTCCAGCGACGACCACACTATATTTTTCGGATACACTAAAAAAACAAGCGTTTAAATCGGTATTATCAGCTCATAACACCTCAATAGAAGACGTGTTAAAATTGGCGAGTCCGCTTCAAACAAAAACAACCTCTAATGTTGTAGAAGTTGTTGGCAGTCGGTCTCATATGAGTCAGGAAACATTGAACTTTGTAGACCATTTAAAATCGTCTGGAAAAGAGGTAACGATAGTGTCTAAAGGGAGCTCCCTTAAATTTTGTTTAGTTGCTGAAGGAAATGCAGATATATATCCACGATTTGCACCGACCATGGAATGGGATACAGCAGCTGGTCAAGCTATTTGCAGTGCTGTTGGTGTTGAGGTCATTTCTGAAGACACAAAACAACCGCTGTTATATAATAAAGAAAACCTGCTAAACCCTTGGTTTGTGGTTGCAAAGCACTAA
- a CDS encoding DUF4956 domain-containing protein has product MQEQSFLNDIANQFGSGESSIIDFLINIFITIVLSYIIGLIYSKYGNSLSNRKKLIQTFVLIAVTVMLVISIVKSSLALSLGLVGALSIVRFRTAIKEPEELVYFFVAIALGLGMGANQRVVTLVGALVIILYIIIQNYNSVKSAVQQNLIVTLSNTSEQALDENKILELLQKHCSRIDLRRLDDVNNTTELSLNVEFKDFNSIINAKNDLKAIGDIQFSFIENY; this is encoded by the coding sequence ATGCAAGAACAATCATTTTTAAACGATATTGCCAATCAATTTGGTTCTGGAGAATCATCTATCATTGATTTTTTAATAAACATTTTCATTACCATAGTACTTTCATATATAATTGGTTTGATCTATTCAAAATATGGAAACTCTTTATCTAATCGAAAAAAGTTAATTCAAACATTTGTACTTATAGCTGTAACCGTAATGCTTGTGATTTCGATTGTGAAATCATCCTTAGCGCTATCATTAGGTTTAGTGGGTGCGTTGTCAATTGTAAGGTTTAGAACAGCGATTAAAGAACCAGAAGAGTTAGTATACTTTTTTGTTGCTATTGCATTAGGACTTGGTATGGGGGCAAACCAACGTGTAGTCACTTTGGTTGGTGCGTTAGTTATTATTCTTTATATAATAATTCAAAATTATAACTCTGTGAAGAGCGCTGTACAGCAAAATTTAATTGTAACACTTTCTAATACATCTGAGCAAGCACTAGATGAAAACAAGATTCTTGAATTGTTACAAAAACACTGTTCAAGAATTGACCTAAGGCGTTTAGATGATGTAAACAACACGACAGAACTTTCTCTTAACGTTGAATTTAAAGACTTCAACAGTATTATAAATGCCAAAAATGATCTTAAAGCAATAGGAGATATCCAGTTTAGTTTTATAGAAAACTACTAA
- a CDS encoding inorganic diphosphatase has translation MRTKRFLLFLNLLFILSCNSNVDYYHLPTFSSNKQINAIVEIPAGTNKKFEYNKTTHTFEIDQKNGLDRIVQFLPYIGNYGYIPSTYSDPKKGGDGDALDVLVLSESLPTGSVVEIIPIAMLKLIDDGELDYKIIAVPFNKADQVIKATNYKQFDEKHPQIKKIIELWFLNYNKDDEARIDGWANEKEAIKEINSNLL, from the coding sequence ATGAGAACTAAAAGGTTTTTATTATTTTTAAATCTGTTGTTTATTTTATCATGTAACTCAAATGTAGATTACTATCATTTACCAACATTTTCATCAAATAAACAGATAAATGCAATAGTAGAAATCCCTGCGGGAACAAATAAGAAATTTGAATATAATAAAACAACTCATACATTTGAAATAGACCAAAAAAACGGATTAGATCGAATAGTTCAGTTTTTGCCGTATATAGGGAACTATGGTTATATACCCTCAACATATTCAGATCCTAAAAAAGGCGGTGATGGAGATGCATTAGATGTTTTAGTTTTATCAGAGAGTCTGCCAACAGGTTCTGTTGTTGAAATCATACCCATTGCGATGTTAAAATTAATTGATGACGGAGAATTGGATTATAAAATTATTGCAGTCCCTTTTAATAAAGCAGATCAAGTAATTAAGGCAACTAATTACAAGCAGTTTGATGAAAAGCACCCTCAAATTAAAAAGATTATAGAGTTGTGGTTTTTAAATTATAACAAGGATGATGAAGCAAGAATTGATGGTTGGGCAAATGAGAAAGAGGCTATAAAGGAGATTAATTCTAATTTATTATGA